The following are encoded together in the Salinibacter grassmerensis genome:
- a CDS encoding mechanosensitive ion channel family protein has product MVAPQSLPQRFQTRTDTTAQSGPVGEAANKFNNAFSDGLRLFLDGNWEGLYDHLTSGALYLVGLLTERGLQSLAAFLLLYVIYRALYIASERALDRSDSIEPGLQSLLLKTFRVASFFFIGTVVLDQLGVNVAVLVGGLGIAGIVAGFAARDSLENFIAGVTVLVDKPFQVGDYIEIDDQYGQVDEITLRSTRLRTVRNRTMVLPNTHMITQDLMNHTKRKVLRIDIAFGIAYKEFPDEARAALLSLFEGDDRVLVEPGPSVVVTEMADSSVNMALRFYTRDPDQEVALRWEYTEKVREQLREAEIEIPFPHRQLFLDEAKALQGSDLLAPTDGSTNGEGSSTE; this is encoded by the coding sequence ATGGTCGCTCCCCAGTCCCTTCCTCAGCGATTCCAAACGCGAACGGACACCACGGCCCAGTCGGGGCCCGTTGGTGAGGCCGCCAACAAGTTCAACAATGCATTCAGTGACGGCCTCCGTCTCTTCCTGGATGGCAACTGGGAGGGACTCTACGATCACCTTACGTCGGGGGCCCTGTACCTGGTGGGGCTGCTCACCGAGCGGGGGCTTCAGTCTCTCGCAGCGTTTCTGCTGTTGTACGTCATCTACCGGGCGCTGTACATCGCGTCCGAGCGTGCCCTGGACCGCAGCGACAGCATCGAGCCGGGCCTCCAGAGCCTCCTGCTCAAGACCTTCCGGGTGGCGTCGTTTTTCTTCATCGGTACGGTTGTCCTCGACCAGCTCGGCGTGAACGTGGCGGTGCTCGTCGGAGGCCTGGGCATCGCGGGGATCGTCGCCGGGTTCGCGGCGCGGGACTCGCTGGAGAATTTTATCGCGGGCGTCACGGTCCTCGTCGACAAGCCGTTCCAGGTGGGCGATTACATCGAGATTGACGACCAGTACGGACAGGTCGACGAGATTACGCTCCGTTCCACCCGCCTCCGCACGGTCCGAAACCGCACCATGGTGCTCCCCAATACGCACATGATCACGCAGGACCTGATGAACCACACCAAACGGAAGGTGCTGCGTATCGACATCGCCTTTGGCATTGCCTACAAGGAATTTCCCGATGAAGCGCGGGCGGCCCTTCTTTCTCTCTTCGAAGGCGACGATCGGGTGTTGGTCGAGCCGGGCCCCAGTGTGGTCGTGACGGAGATGGCGGACTCCAGCGTCAACATGGCTCTTCGCTTCTACACCCGCGATCCGGACCAGGAGGTGGCGCTGCGCTGGGAGTACACGGAAAAGGTCCGCGAACAGCTGCGCGAGGCCGAGATCGAGATTCCTTTCCCCCACCGCCAACTCTTCCTCGACGAGGCGAAGGCCCTCCAGGGGTCAGACCTCCTCGCTCCCACGGACGGCTCCACGAACGGAGAAGGATCGTCGACGGAGTGA
- the surE gene encoding 5'/3'-nucleotidase SurE — protein MSSPASGDEPRILLCNDDGIHAPGIQSLASALDGLGELSVVAPTTEQSAVGHAITVRDPVRAHREAFEVPSGPIPAWGVTGTPADSVKLACHELLDAPPDLVVSGINQGPNTAVNVLYSGTVSAATEASILGLDSLAISLCEWSEPQFEVAGQWARRIAGWALERGLPQGVLLNVNVPALSAEEIEGVALTRQARSRWEEGFERRTDPTDRPYYWLAGTFVNLDEGQETDLSAVERGYVSVTPIQHDMTAHDAFDAFGEWDWDESSGPDDAE, from the coding sequence ATGAGTAGTCCCGCGTCGGGCGATGAGCCCCGCATCCTTCTCTGCAACGACGACGGCATCCACGCCCCAGGCATTCAGTCGCTCGCGTCGGCCCTCGATGGGCTGGGCGAGCTTTCTGTCGTGGCACCCACCACCGAGCAGAGCGCCGTGGGGCACGCCATCACGGTCCGCGATCCGGTTCGTGCGCATCGGGAGGCGTTCGAGGTGCCGTCCGGTCCCATCCCCGCCTGGGGCGTGACCGGAACGCCCGCCGACAGCGTCAAGCTTGCCTGCCACGAACTGCTCGACGCGCCGCCCGACCTGGTGGTGAGTGGCATCAACCAGGGCCCGAACACGGCCGTGAACGTGCTCTACTCGGGCACGGTGAGTGCCGCCACGGAGGCTTCGATCCTGGGGCTGGACTCCCTGGCCATCTCGCTGTGTGAATGGTCGGAGCCGCAGTTTGAGGTGGCGGGCCAGTGGGCCCGGCGCATCGCAGGCTGGGCGCTCGAGCGGGGGCTGCCGCAGGGCGTGCTACTGAACGTGAACGTTCCGGCACTATCGGCAGAAGAGATTGAAGGAGTTGCGCTCACTCGCCAGGCCCGGTCGCGGTGGGAGGAGGGCTTCGAACGGCGGACGGACCCGACCGACCGGCCCTACTACTGGCTCGCTGGGACCTTTGTGAACCTCGACGAGGGGCAGGAGACGGACCTCTCTGCCGTTGAGCGGGGCTACGTGTCCGTCACCCCGATCCAGCACGACATGACGGCCCATGACGCGTTCGATGCCTTTGGGGAGTGGGACTGGGACGAGTCGTCCGGGCCCGACGACGCCGAATAG
- the bamA gene encoding outer membrane protein assembly factor BamA: MRLRLSAFVLAVLFVGAPLVGAAQTTSPASGSGRAPAPRPAYVIEDIQVRGVDDAQTRQFVIQSSGLATGQEVTLPSGQAIGQAIRAIYDLRSFSDVSIHRTDQSGGNVTLVIDVTPEPTLTAYKLQGIDNGDREDLKKQIPLLKGSPARPSDVERTKQIIQNFYEDEGYLRTEVDVQRTNTQDNRVRLVFNVDRKEEIEVERIRFLGNERFDDGDLRGAMEETRENRWWRIWKGEKFKRDAYEDDLDLVVDLYREHGYYDAQIVRDSVYYMGDGGLGIDVEVREGNQYHVREVAWEGNSVYPDRILSEQLGLTEGQVYNGKALDENLYGSGRQSGVLGLYMDRGYMRADVQPTVRVVGEDSLDITMDVREGEVYNFGDINISGNTKTKDYVIRRELYTVPGDRFSRSAIQESIRRLNQLDYFSQESLSGGPNISVDQQDKEADIGYSVEEVGSDQLQLSGTFGQFGLVLQLGFQFNNFSAQNLFEGDAWRPLPSGDGQKLSVNVRTNGTYYQNYSLSFTEPWFGGSPTPVGGSVSYSKYTRSVFGGRSASRGIRDGRFQNISANLFVRQRLNWPDDKFMVGSRVGFQLYDNRGRDASTGERRPLFGSVPYGTNQSITFRQSLSRNSVDNPTFPRTGSRVSLSVEVAPPIGDLVQYHKWRLNSSWNVPIGDNFSFGVGTNFGYIGSITGDPVRFETFEVGGTPFDYQGGTFGTDPVFMRGYPRGVIGPLNRTRGGNLQPQGGQVMNKYTSEFRWKAVESQQLQARPYLFLDAANAWSSLNAYTPNDLYRSAGVGVKLFLPIVGMIEFNYGYNFESHRSLDTGGIESPGWSFQFSLGQGFGGGGGGR, translated from the coding sequence ATGCGTTTACGGCTCTCCGCTTTTGTTCTCGCTGTGCTCTTTGTCGGTGCGCCCCTCGTGGGAGCTGCTCAGACGACGAGCCCCGCGTCCGGGTCGGGGCGTGCGCCTGCGCCGCGTCCTGCGTATGTGATTGAGGACATCCAGGTGCGCGGGGTGGATGACGCGCAGACGCGCCAGTTCGTTATCCAGTCAAGCGGTCTGGCGACGGGTCAGGAAGTGACGCTCCCGTCCGGGCAGGCCATCGGACAGGCCATCCGCGCCATCTACGACCTCCGGTCATTCTCGGACGTGTCCATCCACCGGACCGACCAATCGGGAGGCAACGTTACTCTCGTCATCGATGTGACGCCCGAGCCCACCCTCACCGCGTACAAGTTGCAGGGCATCGACAATGGGGACCGTGAGGACCTGAAGAAGCAGATTCCTCTGCTGAAGGGAAGTCCCGCCCGTCCCTCTGACGTGGAGCGGACCAAACAGATCATCCAAAACTTCTACGAGGACGAGGGCTATTTGCGGACGGAAGTCGACGTGCAGCGCACGAACACCCAGGACAACCGGGTCCGACTGGTCTTCAACGTAGATCGGAAGGAGGAAATTGAGGTGGAACGCATCCGGTTTCTCGGCAACGAGCGGTTTGACGACGGGGACCTCCGGGGTGCGATGGAGGAGACGCGCGAGAACCGCTGGTGGCGCATCTGGAAGGGCGAAAAGTTCAAGCGAGACGCCTACGAGGACGACCTTGACCTCGTCGTCGATCTTTACCGCGAGCACGGCTACTACGATGCCCAAATCGTCCGTGACTCGGTGTACTACATGGGAGACGGCGGCCTTGGGATTGACGTCGAGGTCCGCGAGGGCAATCAGTACCATGTTCGCGAGGTCGCCTGGGAGGGCAACAGCGTCTATCCCGACCGGATCTTGTCTGAGCAGTTGGGACTCACGGAGGGCCAGGTGTACAACGGCAAGGCCCTCGACGAGAACCTGTACGGCAGTGGGCGGCAGAGTGGGGTGCTGGGGCTCTACATGGACCGCGGATACATGCGGGCGGACGTGCAGCCGACGGTGCGGGTTGTTGGAGAGGACTCGCTCGACATCACGATGGACGTGCGGGAGGGCGAAGTTTACAACTTCGGCGACATCAACATTTCCGGCAACACGAAGACCAAAGACTACGTCATTCGTCGAGAGCTGTATACGGTGCCCGGCGACCGGTTTAGCCGCAGCGCAATTCAGGAGTCGATTCGCCGCCTCAATCAGCTGGACTACTTCAGTCAGGAATCCCTGTCCGGAGGGCCCAACATCAGTGTAGACCAGCAAGACAAGGAGGCAGACATTGGCTACAGCGTTGAGGAGGTGGGGAGCGATCAGTTGCAGCTTTCCGGGACGTTCGGGCAGTTCGGGCTCGTCCTCCAGCTTGGATTTCAGTTCAACAATTTCTCGGCCCAGAACCTGTTCGAGGGAGATGCCTGGCGCCCGCTCCCGTCTGGCGATGGGCAGAAGCTGAGCGTGAACGTGCGGACCAACGGGACCTATTACCAGAACTACTCGCTCTCCTTTACGGAGCCCTGGTTTGGGGGTAGCCCGACGCCGGTCGGGGGGTCGGTGTCGTACTCGAAGTACACCCGCTCGGTCTTTGGGGGGCGCAGCGCGTCCCGCGGCATCCGCGACGGTCGGTTCCAGAACATCTCGGCCAACCTGTTCGTCCGCCAGCGCCTGAACTGGCCCGATGACAAATTCATGGTCGGGTCACGCGTAGGATTTCAGCTCTACGACAACCGGGGCCGTGACGCGAGCACTGGAGAGCGGCGTCCCCTCTTCGGCAGCGTCCCGTACGGCACCAATCAGTCCATCACGTTCCGGCAGTCGCTGAGCCGCAATTCCGTCGATAACCCCACGTTCCCCCGCACCGGATCGAGGGTGTCGCTCTCGGTGGAGGTGGCCCCGCCGATCGGCGACCTGGTTCAGTATCACAAGTGGCGACTCAACTCCAGCTGGAACGTCCCGATCGGGGACAATTTCTCGTTCGGCGTTGGGACCAACTTCGGCTACATCGGCTCCATCACCGGCGACCCGGTTCGGTTCGAGACCTTCGAGGTGGGCGGGACGCCGTTCGACTATCAGGGCGGCACGTTCGGGACGGACCCGGTCTTCATGCGCGGGTACCCCCGCGGCGTGATCGGGCCCCTCAACCGCACCCGAGGGGGGAACCTGCAGCCGCAGGGCGGACAGGTGATGAACAAGTACACCTCCGAGTTTCGCTGGAAGGCAGTCGAGTCGCAGCAGCTGCAGGCCCGTCCGTACCTGTTCCTTGACGCGGCCAATGCGTGGAGCAGCCTGAACGCGTACACCCCCAACGACCTGTACCGATCGGCCGGGGTGGGCGTAAAGCTGTTCCTCCCCATTGTCGGCATGATTGAGTTCAACTACGGATACAACTTTGAGTCCCACCGCTCGCTCGACACGGGCGGCATCGAATCGCCGGGCTGGTCGTTCCAGTTCTCGCTGGGGCAGGGCTTTGGCGGAGGGGGGGGCGGACGATAA
- a CDS encoding OmpH family outer membrane protein — translation MQDQRRDGGGTIRNSAGAAARRLGRIALIAPVLCVLWGLEAHAQQKIGYVDSQAILEKLPEYTSVEQKLDQLEDEWRAEIEDQEEKVQALRDEYRAWELLYTDEERRRKQAAIQKARKKVEQLRQRYFGPDGRLYTRQQELMRPIQKRILNATEEVATEEGYDYVFDKSEKVLFMYARDDHNLNDRVLRALGMTPEQQTEGR, via the coding sequence ATGCAGGATCAGCGACGTGACGGAGGGGGCACGATCCGAAATTCCGCCGGGGCCGCTGCGCGACGCTTGGGTCGGATTGCCCTGATCGCCCCGGTGCTGTGCGTGCTGTGGGGCCTTGAGGCACATGCCCAGCAGAAAATCGGGTACGTCGACTCGCAGGCCATCCTAGAGAAGCTTCCAGAATACACGAGTGTAGAACAGAAGCTCGACCAGTTGGAGGACGAGTGGCGCGCCGAGATCGAGGACCAGGAAGAAAAAGTGCAGGCCCTGCGGGACGAGTACCGGGCGTGGGAGCTTCTATACACCGACGAAGAACGTCGGCGGAAGCAGGCGGCCATCCAGAAGGCCCGGAAAAAAGTCGAACAACTACGCCAGCGATATTTCGGGCCGGACGGCCGGCTGTACACCCGGCAGCAGGAGCTCATGCGTCCCATTCAGAAACGCATTCTCAACGCCACCGAGGAGGTCGCCACGGAAGAAGGATACGACTACGTCTTCGACAAGAGCGAAAAGGTGCTTTTCATGTACGCTCGGGACGATCACAATCTGAACGATCGGGTGCTTCGGGCACTCGGGATGACCCCCGAGCAGCAGACAGAAGGGCGATGA
- the panB gene encoding 3-methyl-2-oxobutanoate hydroxymethyltransferase: MGADSSPPDVADVSRVTTKTVQEMKEAGVPIAALTAYDYTSARLLDRAGADVLLVGDSAANVMAGHETTLPMTLDQMIYHAQCVVRGIDRSLVVVDLPFGAYQGDSTEALDSAIRVMKEAGAHAVKLEGGAPVVEAVERMVTAGIPVMGHLGLTPQSIYDYGTYQVRARDEDEADELRADAKRLEEAGCFALVLEKIPADLAAEVTASLSIPTIGIGAGDQTDGQVLVSHDALGLSTDFEPRFVRRYARLDETIVDAIGEYVSDVRNRSFPDEDESY; the protein is encoded by the coding sequence ATGGGTGCCGATTCTTCCCCCCCGGACGTCGCGGACGTCTCGCGCGTGACGACCAAAACCGTTCAGGAGATGAAGGAGGCCGGGGTGCCAATCGCCGCCTTGACGGCGTACGACTACACCTCGGCCCGGCTCCTGGACCGGGCCGGTGCGGACGTGCTGCTCGTCGGCGATTCCGCCGCGAACGTGATGGCGGGGCACGAGACCACGCTCCCGATGACCCTCGATCAGATGATCTACCACGCGCAGTGCGTGGTGCGGGGCATCGACCGGTCGCTCGTGGTCGTCGACCTTCCGTTTGGCGCGTACCAAGGGGATTCGACGGAGGCTCTCGACTCGGCCATCCGGGTGATGAAGGAGGCTGGGGCCCACGCGGTGAAGCTGGAGGGGGGCGCGCCGGTGGTCGAAGCCGTGGAGCGAATGGTGACGGCGGGCATCCCGGTGATGGGCCACCTGGGCCTCACGCCCCAGAGCATCTACGACTACGGCACCTACCAGGTGCGGGCCCGCGACGAGGACGAGGCCGACGAGCTTCGTGCCGACGCGAAACGGCTCGAAGAGGCCGGATGCTTCGCCCTCGTGCTGGAAAAGATCCCCGCCGACCTGGCGGCGGAGGTGACGGCGTCCCTCTCCATCCCGACGATCGGAATTGGGGCGGGCGACCAGACGGACGGGCAGGTTTTGGTGTCCCACGACGCCCTCGGGCTGTCGACGGACTTTGAGCCTCGGTTCGTGCGCCGCTACGCCCGCCTCGACGAGACGATTGTTGACGCGATCGGCGAGTACGTGTCGGACGTGCGGAACCGGTCGTTTCCCGACGAGGACGAAAGCTACTGA
- a CDS encoding OmpH family outer membrane protein: MSNRVTRFLSLLLLLAAMVAMPAQAQKIGYVDQQAVLVSMPEMQDVQQQVQQEMKQQQRELQQQRQQFQKRVKQFQQQQSLLDDSARAERERELQQRSQELQRAAQQRQQQMQQQRRKMMQPLLEKLQGAIDKVAAQQELDMVLRRQVLLYEDETSERVADITRDVAGELGISLTQSPGEPSPTLDQNAPPAGGGGAGQ; the protein is encoded by the coding sequence ATGTCAAATCGAGTTACAAGGTTTCTTTCACTTCTCCTTCTCCTCGCGGCGATGGTCGCGATGCCGGCGCAGGCCCAGAAGATCGGGTATGTCGACCAGCAGGCCGTCCTGGTGAGTATGCCGGAGATGCAGGACGTACAGCAGCAGGTGCAGCAGGAAATGAAGCAGCAACAGCGAGAGCTCCAGCAGCAGCGCCAGCAGTTTCAGAAGCGGGTCAAGCAGTTTCAACAGCAGCAGTCGCTGCTCGATGACTCTGCGCGGGCCGAGCGTGAGCGCGAGCTCCAGCAGCGCTCGCAGGAGCTCCAGCGTGCCGCTCAGCAGCGCCAGCAGCAGATGCAGCAGCAGCGTCGCAAAATGATGCAGCCCCTGCTGGAGAAGCTCCAGGGAGCGATCGACAAGGTAGCAGCCCAGCAGGAGCTGGACATGGTTCTGCGTCGACAGGTTCTTCTCTACGAGGACGAGACCAGTGAGCGTGTGGCCGACATCACCCGCGATGTTGCGGGAGAACTCGGCATCTCGCTTACACAGTCTCCCGGCGAACCTTCTCCGACCCTGGACCAGAACGCGCCGCCGGCCGGGGGAGGCGGGGCCGGACAGTAG